The Rhodococcus sp. X156 genome window below encodes:
- a CDS encoding FAD-binding oxidoreductase — MTTTHPQPLPPDAVAELRGSVRGRLRYPHDPDYDHLVTGHNRAVTHQPLVVVEPAEPADVAAAVAVATRHGLAVTTQTTGHGTTAPAVGGLLLLTHRLDTIDVDPVAGAVTVGAGTTWGPVLDACDAVGLAPVGATYPTVGVVGFTLGGGIGPLARPRGFAADHVLAMQVVTADGMVRTVDAAQHPDLFWALRGGKTGLGVVTALTLALQPAPRLHAGTAWLPAEQVTAGLAGYLAWTRSAPESVSSSATVLHLPDLPALPPPLRGQHVLQLQLCHEGTPETGARLVEQLLAGHTPVLATFGEHSSATLAAQQAEGAEPMPSWQRGRLLHGVDSATARDTVVQAVTEPMQDPASPLMAVELRHLGGALRHEPAGGNAVGGRQAEYLVSVLGVPVPELFATAVPAAADALLAGLGRYDCGTQLNFHGPVDDAHPLSDAWPPAVHARLTELRHRLDPTGTFA, encoded by the coding sequence ATGACCACCACCCACCCCCAGCCCCTGCCCCCCGACGCTGTCGCCGAGCTCCGCGGATCGGTCCGCGGCCGGCTGCGCTACCCGCACGACCCCGACTACGACCACCTCGTCACCGGCCACAACCGGGCGGTGACCCACCAGCCCCTGGTGGTGGTGGAGCCCGCCGAGCCCGCCGACGTCGCCGCCGCCGTCGCGGTGGCCACCCGCCACGGGCTCGCGGTCACCACCCAGACCACCGGCCACGGCACCACCGCCCCGGCGGTGGGCGGGCTGCTGCTGCTCACCCACCGGCTGGACACCATCGACGTGGACCCCGTGGCCGGCGCCGTCACCGTGGGCGCGGGCACCACCTGGGGCCCGGTGCTCGACGCCTGCGACGCCGTCGGGCTGGCCCCGGTGGGCGCCACCTACCCCACCGTCGGCGTCGTCGGCTTCACCCTGGGCGGCGGCATCGGCCCGCTGGCCCGCCCGCGCGGCTTCGCCGCCGACCACGTGCTCGCCATGCAGGTGGTCACCGCCGACGGCATGGTCCGCACCGTCGACGCCGCGCAGCACCCGGACCTGTTCTGGGCGCTGCGCGGCGGCAAGACCGGCCTGGGTGTGGTCACCGCGCTCACCCTGGCCCTGCAGCCCGCGCCCCGCCTGCACGCGGGCACCGCCTGGCTGCCCGCCGAGCAGGTCACCGCCGGGCTGGCCGGCTACCTGGCGTGGACCCGCAGCGCGCCGGAGTCGGTGAGCTCCTCGGCCACCGTGCTGCACCTGCCCGACCTGCCCGCACTGCCCCCACCCCTGCGCGGCCAGCACGTGCTGCAGCTGCAGCTCTGCCACGAGGGCACCCCCGAGACCGGCGCGCGGCTGGTGGAGCAGCTGCTGGCCGGACACACCCCGGTGCTGGCGACCTTCGGCGAGCACAGCTCCGCCACCCTGGCCGCCCAGCAGGCGGAGGGCGCCGAGCCCATGCCGTCCTGGCAGCGCGGCCGCCTGCTGCACGGAGTGGACAGCGCCACGGCCCGAGACACCGTCGTGCAGGCCGTCACCGAGCCGATGCAGGACCCGGCCAGCCCGCTGATGGCGGTGGAGCTGCGCCACCTCGGCGGGGCGCTGCGCCACGAGCCGGCCGGCGGCAACGCGGTGGGCGGCCGGCAGGCGGAGTACCTGGTGAGCGTGCTGGGCGTGCCGGTGCCCGAGCTCTTCGCCACCGCCGTGCCCGCTGCCGCCGACGCGCTGCTGGCCGGGCTGGGCCGCTACGACTGCGGCACGCAGCTGAACTTCCACGGCCCCGTCGACGACGCGCACCCGCTCAGCGACGCCTGGCCACCGGCGGTGCACGCCCGGCTGACCGAGCTGCGCCACCGCCTCGACCCCACCGGCACCTTCGCCTGA
- a CDS encoding DUF2599 domain-containing protein — MARWRVGRVGLAVLGCALVGFPLVGCATPDVSAPAVPSSSVPSSSSVAPTTSPVAAAPLYVERVQWVDTAKGRTLRVYPSAAGRAAASTAAGTAAWAEVVAAAPGADTASLHDQFRCHWELARLFEPAKPSWNLEQWRPDVGYRATVDAECNPGGPE; from the coding sequence GTGGCGCGCTGGCGGGTGGGACGCGTGGGCCTCGCCGTGCTGGGGTGCGCGCTGGTGGGGTTCCCGCTGGTGGGGTGCGCCACGCCTGACGTGTCCGCACCGGCCGTGCCGTCCTCGTCCGTGCCGTCCTCGTCCAGCGTCGCCCCCACCACCAGCCCCGTTGCCGCAGCTCCGCTCTACGTCGAGCGCGTGCAGTGGGTGGACACCGCCAAGGGCCGCACGCTGCGCGTGTACCCCAGCGCCGCCGGTCGCGCCGCGGCCAGCACCGCCGCGGGCACCGCGGCCTGGGCCGAGGTGGTGGCCGCGGCTCCGGGGGCCGACACCGCATCGCTGCACGACCAGTTCCGCTGCCACTGGGAGCTCGCGCGGCTGTTCGAGCCGGCCAAGCCCTCGTGGAACCTCGAGCAGTGGCGCCCCGACGTGGGCTACCGCGCCACCGTGGACGCCGAGTGCAACCCCGGCGGCCCGGAGTAG